In one window of Sandaracinaceae bacterium DNA:
- a CDS encoding type II toxin-antitoxin system PemK/MazF family toxin: MKRGEIWWVDLAEPQGSAPGFRRPVLVVQEDLLTVSRLQTVMVVPLTTNLGRGQAIGNVQLGAKETGLPKDSVALVCQVSTIDKLLFDQRVGALSRGTLGAVDVGLRLVLGLGARPGIARSGP, from the coding sequence GTGAAGCGGGGAGAGATCTGGTGGGTCGACCTCGCGGAACCACAAGGCTCCGCGCCCGGTTTCCGCAGGCCCGTACTCGTCGTGCAAGAGGACCTGCTGACAGTCAGCCGTCTCCAGACCGTCATGGTCGTGCCGTTGACGACCAACCTCGGAAGAGGACAGGCAATCGGAAACGTTCAGCTCGGGGCGAAAGAGACCGGCCTGCCCAAGGACTCGGTCGCGCTGGTGTGCCAGGTGTCCACCATTGACAAGCTTCTGTTCGACCAGCGTGTGGGCGCTCTGTCTCGCGGAACGCTAGGAGCTGTCGACGTAGGACTGCGGCTCGTGCTGGGCCTCGGTGCGAGGCCAGGTATCGCGCGAAGCGGCCCGTAG
- a CDS encoding NAD(P)/FAD-dependent oxidoreductase, whose product MSRSPSIGVIGGGPGGSSFALYLTNLGVDPADITIVDQATFPRPKLCGGGLTNRGTELVQGLLGAQPLGGGETRGLEFRCALGAVNITEKGPQWLYDRGRLDNLLLGECKARGVRVIEGARVREIDAQAYDFRIRTGAVGRAEHLDFDWLVGADGARGVTGRALGLAPGIVGRLIEAVFEPVSSAHDPSILYFDFDPILDGIPGYAWIFPYPKPDASDATGAGGAGTGVVPGLFKLGIMDGRGVTPGAELKRWTMAYAERNGFRLVDDKLAGWPEHYYAPSTRAHVPGAILVGEAWGIDPLLGEGIAPALETAAYGATRLREALDGGTRVIRHYERRFKWTLAGRNLWFQAKLANLLYGPNPNRWLRVLFENQTLLRLASGGTEQYGRLAKTLPRLLLGYAGQVLRKGIPSNRPIALPASVD is encoded by the coding sequence ATGTCGCGCTCGCCCAGCATCGGTGTCATCGGCGGAGGCCCAGGGGGCAGCTCCTTCGCGCTCTACCTGACCAACCTCGGGGTGGACCCGGCGGACATCACCATCGTGGACCAGGCGACCTTCCCGCGGCCCAAGCTGTGCGGGGGCGGGCTCACGAACCGCGGCACGGAGCTGGTGCAGGGCCTGCTCGGGGCGCAGCCGCTGGGTGGGGGCGAGACGCGCGGGCTCGAGTTCCGCTGCGCGCTGGGCGCGGTGAACATCACCGAGAAGGGTCCGCAATGGCTCTACGACCGGGGCCGGCTCGACAACCTGCTGCTGGGCGAGTGCAAGGCGCGCGGCGTGCGGGTCATCGAGGGCGCGCGAGTGCGCGAGATCGACGCGCAGGCCTACGACTTCCGCATTCGCACCGGCGCCGTGGGGCGCGCCGAGCACCTGGACTTCGACTGGTTGGTGGGCGCCGACGGTGCGCGCGGCGTCACGGGGCGTGCGCTGGGGCTCGCGCCGGGCATCGTGGGGCGCCTGATCGAGGCCGTGTTCGAGCCCGTCAGCAGCGCGCACGACCCGTCCATCCTGTACTTCGACTTCGACCCCATCCTGGACGGCATCCCGGGCTACGCGTGGATCTTCCCGTACCCCAAGCCGGACGCGAGCGACGCGACCGGGGCCGGCGGTGCGGGTACGGGCGTGGTGCCCGGGCTGTTCAAGCTGGGCATCATGGACGGCCGCGGCGTCACGCCGGGTGCCGAGCTCAAGCGCTGGACCATGGCCTACGCCGAGCGCAACGGCTTCCGGCTGGTGGACGACAAGCTCGCGGGCTGGCCGGAGCACTACTACGCGCCCAGCACGCGCGCGCACGTCCCTGGCGCCATCCTGGTGGGCGAGGCCTGGGGCATCGACCCGTTGCTGGGCGAGGGCATCGCGCCCGCGCTCGAGACCGCGGCCTATGGCGCGACACGGCTGCGCGAGGCCCTCGACGGAGGCACGCGCGTCATCCGCCACTACGAGCGACGCTTCAAGTGGACGCTCGCGGGCCGCAACCTGTGGTTCCAGGCCAAGCTGGCCAACCTGCTGTACGGGCCAAACCCCAACCGCTGGCTGCGCGTGCTGTTCGAGAACCAGACGCTGCTGCGGCTGGCCAGCGGCGGGACCGAGCAGTACGGGCGCTTGGCGAAGACGCTGCCGCGGTTGTTGCTCGGGTATGCCGGCCAGGTGCTGCGGAAGGGCATCCCGAGCAACCGGCCGATCGCGCTGCCGGCTTCGGTGGACTGA
- a CDS encoding 3'-5' exonuclease: protein MVATRAAGKERARQCAATPAGPRRARSVRRPTWFSPVETTGLDPQQHELLEIGLVWVTANLATEIGSWRTLIIPERLDIAEPRALEVCAFDAARWAEAGVALDVALAGLTPWLKGAYLAGHHVAFDAEFVDSANKRTGMERPAIDHRMLDAVSLSWPVQMRGEVESLSLHADADAAQLARGAAPAAPRPRPCAHGARCRARVVAEVRLTAGRARHARSSQTARRASNRASARGRPDSSDSACRDACG, encoded by the coding sequence GTGGTCGCGACGAGAGCGGCGGGAAAGGAGAGAGCGCGTCAGTGTGCAGCCACGCCCGCGGGACCACGGCGCGCCAGGAGCGTCCGGCGCCCCACGTGGTTCTCGCCCGTCGAGACAACGGGGCTCGACCCCCAGCAGCACGAGCTGCTGGAGATCGGTCTGGTCTGGGTGACCGCCAACCTCGCGACCGAGATCGGATCATGGCGCACGCTGATCATCCCCGAGCGGCTGGACATCGCAGAACCGCGGGCTCTCGAAGTGTGCGCGTTCGACGCGGCCAGGTGGGCCGAGGCGGGCGTGGCGCTCGACGTGGCGCTCGCGGGGCTCACTCCCTGGCTCAAAGGCGCGTACCTCGCTGGCCACCACGTGGCGTTCGACGCGGAGTTCGTCGACTCCGCCAACAAGCGGACCGGCATGGAGCGCCCCGCCATCGATCACCGCATGCTCGACGCGGTGTCGCTGAGCTGGCCGGTGCAAATGCGAGGGGAGGTCGAGTCATTGTCGCTGCACGCGGACGCGGACGCGGCGCAGTTGGCGCGTGGAGCAGCGCCCGCCGCACCGCGCCCCAGACCATGCGCGCACGGCGCTCGATGTCGCGCGCGCGTTGTTGCGGAGGTTCGTCTGACGGCGGGTCGCGCTCGCCATGCACGGTCGTCGCAAACCGCCAGACGTGCCTCCAACCGTGCATCAGCACGAGGTCGACCCGATTCCTCGGATTCCGCGTGCCGCGATGCATGCGGTTAA
- a CDS encoding transposase family protein: MAIIDDHSRLCCHAQWYLNEGVAGVNPRLCQAFMKRGLPRAIMMDNGSAMKAAELCQGLGRLGIQQNFTLRESPYQNGKQESFFAPVEGKCIAMLEGVPDLNLKLLNDATTAWVEYDYNRTTHEGIDTSPLERLRAAHSEGRESPSIERLRAVFREELVRTQRRGDGTVSIHSVRFEVPSHYRHIERVHVRVARWDLTRVTMVDPRHGTPLADLFPLDKQRNADGHRKAVDPTRTLDEPPTETGIAPHLQRLMDRAAETGLPAAYLPMSPTTPSQPSETPHD; encoded by the coding sequence ATGGCGATCATCGACGACCACAGCAGGCTCTGCTGCCACGCGCAGTGGTACCTGAACGAGGGCGTCGCCGGCGTGAATCCACGCCTCTGTCAGGCCTTCATGAAGCGCGGTCTGCCGCGCGCGATCATGATGGACAACGGCTCGGCGATGAAGGCCGCCGAGCTGTGTCAGGGGCTGGGTCGCCTCGGGATCCAGCAGAACTTCACGCTGCGCGAGAGTCCGTACCAGAACGGCAAGCAGGAGTCCTTCTTCGCGCCCGTCGAGGGCAAGTGCATCGCGATGCTCGAGGGGGTCCCAGATCTCAACCTCAAGCTGCTCAACGACGCGACCACGGCCTGGGTCGAGTACGACTACAATCGGACCACGCACGAGGGCATCGACACCTCACCGCTCGAGCGTCTGCGCGCGGCCCACTCGGAGGGGCGTGAATCGCCGAGCATTGAACGCCTGCGCGCTGTCTTCCGCGAGGAACTCGTGCGCACACAGCGTCGCGGAGACGGCACCGTCAGCATCCACAGCGTGCGCTTCGAAGTGCCCTCGCACTATCGCCACATCGAGCGCGTGCACGTGCGGGTCGCGCGCTGGGATCTCACGCGTGTGACGATGGTGGACCCACGCCACGGCACCCCGCTTGCCGACCTCTTCCCGCTCGACAAGCAGCGCAACGCCGATGGCCATCGCAAGGCGGTCGACCCGACGCGGACGCTCGACGAGCCGCCCACCGAGACGGGTATCGCCCCGCATCTGCAGCGCCTGATGGACAGAGCGGCAGAGACCGGTCTGCCCGCCGCCTACTTGCCGATGAGCCCCACGACTCCTTCACAACCTTCGGAAACGCCCCATGATTGA
- a CDS encoding ATP-binding protein translates to MIDPLRSTFGLRFHPFRPDVPVTALTISAQVEAFLFRVEQQVRDGGFACITGQPGTGKSAALRLLAERIDGIKDATVGVLTRPHSNNADFYRELGHLFGVSSRRTKPLGRLKVLRRPGSPTSTRRARARACSSAGPGDEGQRPRRAALALFDEPRRACAPDRRPRWRRPTDRQAADPRRAPIRAASAPVYLDYASNEQIQGALQRLLEHAGKPTSYPTASSSAIAHYAQGNMRAAMTMADNLLAHALQHDLPGVDEQVFFEVFRVPDDRTARPTKTKTRRVSA, encoded by the coding sequence ATGATTGACCCCCTCCGCTCCACCTTTGGTCTCCGCTTCCACCCCTTTCGCCCAGACGTGCCCGTCACCGCGCTCACGATCAGCGCGCAGGTCGAGGCCTTCCTCTTTCGCGTCGAACAGCAGGTGCGCGATGGTGGCTTCGCCTGCATCACCGGGCAGCCCGGCACCGGGAAGTCCGCCGCGCTGCGACTGCTCGCCGAGCGTATCGACGGCATCAAGGACGCCACCGTCGGCGTGCTCACGCGACCCCATAGCAACAACGCCGACTTCTACCGCGAGCTCGGCCACCTCTTCGGCGTGTCCTCTCGCCGCACAAAACCGCTGGGCAGGCTCAAAGTCTTGCGGAGACCTGGCTCGCCCACATCGACCAGACGCGCACGCGCCCGTGCCTGCTCATCGGCAGGCCCAGGAGATGAAGGGCAGCGCCCTCGCCGAGCTGCGCTTGCTCTCTTCGATGAACCTCGACGCGCGTGCGCTCCTGACCGTCGTCCTCGCTGGCGACGACCGACTGACCGCCAAGCTGCGGACCCCCGACGCGCTCCCATCAGAGCCGCATCCGCTCCCGTCTACCTCGACTACGCCAGCAACGAACAGATCCAAGGGGCCCTCCAGCGTCTCCTCGAGCACGCCGGCAAGCCGACCTCATATCCGACGGCGTCCTCATCCGCCATCGCCCATTACGCCCAGGGCAACATGCGCGCCGCCATGACCATGGCCGACAACCTCCTCGCCCACGCACTCCAGCATGACCTCCCAGGCGTCGACGAGCAGGTCTTCTTCGAGGTCTTCCGTGTGCCTGACGACCGCACAGCAAGGCCAACCAAGACCAAGACACGTCGCGTCTCGGCCTGA
- a CDS encoding 2OG-Fe(II) oxygenase yields the protein MSLAAPGFFFEPDAFEAHARAHAGRFAEATPFPHAVIDQLLDPALADALADAFPTPAHPHWKRVDHPEQAARLGHLQRSGFEGVSPLLRHTLAELNGAEFLGFLERLTGLRGLVPDPAFRAAGLHMTLPGGHLDLHADFNRDRFRDLSRVLTVLVYLNPGWDDAWGGALELWPPDLTECAARIAPTHNRCVVLQNGDTGYHGHPSPLRCPPDRARQSLAAYYYLSDAARAQQDPTYQPSPARGAVWVRPAGPPGPVRGPRGPVTGAP from the coding sequence GTGTCCCTCGCTGCCCCCGGCTTCTTCTTCGAGCCCGACGCGTTCGAAGCGCACGCGCGCGCCCACGCGGGGCGCTTCGCCGAGGCCACCCCCTTCCCGCACGCCGTCATCGACCAGCTGCTGGACCCGGCGCTGGCCGACGCGCTGGCGGACGCGTTCCCGACGCCCGCGCACCCGCACTGGAAGCGCGTGGATCACCCCGAGCAAGCGGCGCGCCTGGGCCACCTCCAGCGCAGTGGCTTCGAGGGCGTGTCCCCCCTGCTGCGCCACACGCTGGCCGAACTCAACGGCGCCGAGTTCCTCGGCTTCCTGGAGCGCCTGACGGGGCTGCGTGGCCTCGTGCCCGACCCCGCGTTCCGCGCCGCGGGGCTGCACATGACGCTGCCCGGAGGCCACCTGGACCTGCACGCGGACTTCAACCGCGACCGCTTCCGCGACCTGTCGCGCGTGCTCACGGTGCTCGTCTACTTGAACCCCGGCTGGGACGACGCGTGGGGCGGCGCGCTCGAGCTGTGGCCACCCGACCTCACCGAGTGCGCCGCGCGCATCGCGCCCACGCACAACCGCTGCGTGGTGCTGCAGAACGGCGACACGGGCTACCACGGGCACCCGAGCCCACTGCGCTGCCCGCCCGACCGCGCACGCCAGAGCCTCGCCGCCTACTACTACCTGAGCGACGCGGCCCGCGCGCAGCAGGACCCCACGTACCAGCCGAGCCCCGCGCGTGGCGCCGTGTGGGTGCGCCCCGCTGGCCCCCCAGGTCCGGTTCGTGGCCCGCGTGGGCCTGTCACGGGCGCGCCCTAG
- a CDS encoding SDR family oxidoreductase, whose product MTPARFVTSGDVQLALYTWGTPDGRPLVLLLHGYPDCAHAWTAVAERLAEDHYVVAYDVRGAGQSTRPEHTEDYALPHLARDMEAVLDAIAPVGSGTRVHLVAHDWGSIQSWEFVCTPHLERRFASFTSMSGPCLDHVGYWVRDRLSGGSPRDLSLVAAQLSRSWYIGLFQLPGVAPALMRLSGDKAQERLAAREGLLHVAPSPTFADDARYGINLYRANVPARLRQPSVRRTGLPVHLVWARDDHYMIPELWDSLTEWAPDVYRSELESPHWLQLTRPDEVARRVRLFVRHIESLAGRGEGATGEPAPSPYIERAKRLGRAGRSPRGTQRGKLAVITGAGSGFGRETALLFAREGADVVAVDIDAASAADTAARCQALGRSAWSRTVDVGDPVAMRALATWVKDALCVPEVVVNNAGIGLAGSFFDTSNADWERILRINLGGVILGSRLFGKQMVDAGQRGHLVNVASMAAYTPSRGMAAYATSKAAVRMLSDCLRAELADTGVHVSTICPGMSITNITRTTTFVGLDAEAQAAQQARATRFYEKRNLQPETIAETILACVEDGRDEAPVGAEAHVTRWLSRVSPGALRRLARVELSA is encoded by the coding sequence ATGACCCCTGCCCGCTTCGTAACCTCCGGTGACGTCCAGCTCGCGCTCTACACCTGGGGCACCCCCGACGGCCGGCCGCTGGTCCTGCTGCTGCACGGGTACCCGGACTGCGCGCACGCGTGGACCGCGGTCGCCGAGCGGCTCGCCGAGGACCACTACGTGGTGGCCTACGACGTGCGCGGCGCCGGGCAGTCCACCCGCCCCGAGCACACCGAGGACTACGCGCTGCCGCACCTGGCGCGCGACATGGAGGCGGTGCTCGACGCCATCGCCCCCGTCGGGTCGGGCACGCGCGTGCACCTCGTGGCGCACGACTGGGGCTCCATCCAGAGCTGGGAGTTCGTGTGCACCCCGCACCTCGAGCGGCGCTTCGCGTCGTTCACGAGCATGTCCGGGCCCTGCCTGGACCACGTGGGCTACTGGGTGCGTGACCGTCTGTCGGGGGGCTCGCCGCGGGACCTCTCGCTCGTGGCCGCACAGCTGAGCCGCTCCTGGTACATTGGCCTGTTCCAGCTGCCCGGCGTAGCCCCCGCCCTCATGCGCCTGTCCGGCGACAAGGCCCAGGAGCGCCTCGCCGCGCGCGAGGGCCTGCTGCACGTGGCCCCGAGCCCGACCTTCGCGGACGACGCTCGCTACGGCATCAACCTGTACCGCGCCAACGTCCCTGCGCGGCTGCGTCAGCCTTCGGTCCGGCGCACGGGCCTGCCGGTGCATCTCGTCTGGGCGCGCGACGACCACTACATGATCCCGGAGCTGTGGGACAGCCTCACCGAGTGGGCGCCCGACGTGTACCGCAGCGAGCTCGAGAGCCCGCACTGGCTGCAGCTCACGCGCCCCGACGAGGTGGCCCGGCGCGTGCGCCTCTTCGTGCGGCACATCGAGAGCCTCGCGGGCCGTGGCGAAGGCGCGACCGGAGAGCCAGCGCCTTCTCCTTACATCGAGCGCGCGAAGCGCCTCGGACGCGCCGGCCGTTCACCCCGCGGGACGCAGCGCGGCAAGCTGGCGGTGATCACGGGCGCGGGCTCGGGCTTCGGCCGCGAGACGGCGCTGCTGTTCGCGCGCGAGGGCGCCGACGTGGTGGCCGTCGACATCGACGCGGCGAGCGCGGCGGACACGGCGGCGCGCTGTCAGGCGCTGGGGCGCTCGGCCTGGTCACGCACGGTGGACGTGGGCGACCCGGTAGCGATGCGCGCGCTGGCCACCTGGGTGAAGGACGCGCTGTGCGTGCCCGAGGTGGTGGTCAACAACGCGGGCATCGGGCTGGCCGGGTCGTTCTTCGACACCAGCAACGCGGACTGGGAGCGCATCCTGCGCATCAACCTGGGCGGGGTCATCCTCGGGTCGCGGCTCTTCGGCAAGCAGATGGTGGACGCCGGTCAGCGCGGGCACCTCGTGAACGTGGCGTCCATGGCGGCCTACACGCCCTCGCGAGGCATGGCCGCCTACGCGACCAGCAAGGCCGCCGTGCGCATGCTGAGCGACTGCCTGCGCGCGGAGCTGGCCGACACGGGCGTGCACGTGAGCACCATCTGCCCGGGCATGTCCATCACCAACATCACGCGCACGACCACGTTCGTGGGGCTCGACGCCGAGGCCCAGGCCGCGCAGCAGGCGCGCGCGACCCGCTTCTACGAGAAGCGCAACCTGCAGCCGGAGACCATCGCCGAGACGATCCTCGCGTGTGTCGAAGACGGGCGCGACGAAGCCCCGGTAGGCGCGGAGGCGCACGTCACGCGCTGGCTGTCCCGCGTGTCCCCCGGCGCTCTGCGGCGCCTGGCGCGCGTCGAGCTGAGCGCCTGA
- a CDS encoding transcriptional repressor: MPPPVDDQALRASIRAAGLRATAARVCVLRALSRASGPVSHADVCAVVGDDEFDRATIYRNLVDLTRVNLARRSDVGDHIWRFEATAPDAAHDDLLHPHFVCMECGNVACLPEGSVRIDRQVAALPASMRVADVEVHVRGRCDSCAG; the protein is encoded by the coding sequence ATGCCCCCGCCCGTGGACGACCAGGCGCTCCGCGCCAGCATCCGGGCCGCTGGCCTGCGGGCCACGGCGGCGCGCGTGTGCGTGCTGCGTGCGCTCTCGCGGGCGAGCGGGCCGGTTTCCCACGCCGACGTCTGCGCCGTCGTGGGCGACGACGAGTTCGACCGGGCCACGATCTACCGCAACCTCGTGGACCTCACGCGCGTGAACCTCGCGCGTCGCAGCGACGTGGGGGACCACATCTGGCGCTTCGAGGCCACCGCCCCCGACGCCGCCCACGACGACCTGTTGCACCCCCACTTCGTCTGCATGGAGTGCGGCAACGTCGCTTGTTTGCCAGAGGGCTCGGTGCGCATCGACCGGCAGGTGGCCGCGTTGCCGGCCTCCATGCGCGTGGCCGACGTCGAGGTCCACGTGCGGGGCCGCTGCGACTCCTGCGCGGGCTGA
- a CDS encoding DNA adenine methylase has translation MIKYLGSKRLLLPRIVSAVTALGGGRVMDVFSGTSRVGHALKRAGMQVTANDQLSYAATLARCYVQADADAVRDDVTRVLSELSALPPQPGYFTETFCEKARFFHPKNGARVDAMRNRIAALSLPPDVEAVCLVSLMEAADRVDSTTGVQMAYLKQWAARAHNDLSLRMPDVLPGRGEALQLDALDAVQAREVDVAYLDPPYNQHRYLGNYHIWETLVRWDAPETYGVAQKRIDCRERHTPFNSRKQIHEALRDLIRAARAKHLVVSFSNEGFVTRDELSELLAERGHVAVVATPMKRYVGAQIGQHDPSGKRVGTVSHLHNKEYLFIASPERGAVDSAVAALRAGEYAEGSRDTLHSSVESR, from the coding sequence TTGATCAAGTACCTCGGCTCCAAGCGCCTGTTGCTCCCGCGCATCGTTTCTGCAGTCACGGCCCTAGGTGGTGGACGCGTGATGGACGTGTTCTCGGGGACGTCGCGCGTGGGCCACGCCCTGAAGCGCGCCGGGATGCAGGTCACGGCCAACGACCAGCTGAGCTACGCCGCGACCCTGGCGCGCTGCTACGTGCAGGCCGACGCGGACGCGGTGCGCGACGACGTCACGCGCGTGCTGTCGGAGCTGAGCGCGCTGCCGCCGCAGCCCGGCTACTTCACCGAGACCTTCTGCGAGAAGGCCCGCTTCTTCCACCCGAAGAACGGCGCGCGCGTCGACGCCATGCGCAACCGCATCGCTGCGCTGTCGCTCCCGCCTGACGTGGAGGCCGTGTGCCTGGTGTCGCTGATGGAGGCGGCGGACCGCGTGGACTCGACCACGGGCGTACAGATGGCCTACCTGAAACAGTGGGCGGCACGCGCTCACAACGACCTGTCCCTGCGGATGCCCGACGTGCTGCCTGGGCGAGGTGAGGCGCTGCAGCTGGACGCGCTCGACGCCGTGCAGGCCCGCGAGGTGGACGTCGCCTACCTGGACCCGCCCTACAACCAGCACCGCTACCTCGGGAACTACCACATCTGGGAGACGCTCGTGCGCTGGGACGCGCCCGAGACGTACGGTGTCGCGCAGAAGCGCATCGACTGCCGGGAGAGGCACACGCCCTTCAACTCCCGCAAGCAGATCCACGAGGCGCTGCGCGACCTCATCCGTGCGGCGCGCGCCAAGCACCTGGTGGTGTCGTTCAGCAACGAGGGCTTCGTCACGCGCGACGAGCTCTCGGAGTTGCTCGCCGAGCGTGGCCACGTGGCGGTCGTGGCCACGCCGATGAAGCGCTACGTCGGGGCGCAGATCGGCCAGCACGACCCGAGCGGCAAGCGCGTGGGGACGGTCAGCCACCTGCACAACAAGGAGTACCTGTTCATCGCGAGCCCCGAGCGCGGGGCCGTCGATTCCGCTGTGGCCGCACTGCGCGCTGGTGAATACGCAGAAGGCTCACGCGACACGTTGCACTCGTCGGTCGAATCGCGTTAG
- a CDS encoding TerC/Alx family metal homeostasis membrane protein, giving the protein MTYVWIGFFVLVAALLALDLGVLNREHHVIGFKEASRWTAFWITLGVSFGGLVYLIYENHWFGVSLAHQSPLVSDGVEALTLYITGYLLEKSLSIDNIFVIAIVFERFGIARQYRHRVLFWGILGALVMRAIMIFGGIWLIQHFDWIFYFFGAWLIWQGISSVRGGDEEVDPEKGLVFRVASRVMPMRGGEHHGKFVTREGGFAFTILALCLVVIEWTDVAFALDSVPAVLAVTTEPFLVFTSNIFAILGLRSLYFMLEGMLAEFDVLAYALAAILVFIGLKMILHNMVHIPNLVSLGVIVGILVLAIVGERLVRSRKPESEGQQQGD; this is encoded by the coding sequence ATGACCTACGTCTGGATCGGCTTCTTCGTTCTCGTGGCGGCGCTGCTGGCGCTCGACCTCGGCGTCCTGAACCGTGAGCACCACGTGATCGGCTTCAAGGAGGCCTCGCGCTGGACGGCCTTCTGGATCACGCTCGGCGTCAGCTTCGGTGGGTTGGTCTACCTCATCTACGAGAACCACTGGTTCGGGGTGAGCCTCGCGCACCAATCCCCGCTGGTGTCGGACGGGGTGGAGGCGCTGACGCTCTACATCACGGGCTACCTGCTCGAGAAGTCGCTCAGCATCGACAACATCTTCGTCATCGCGATCGTGTTCGAGCGCTTCGGCATCGCCCGTCAGTACCGTCACCGCGTGCTGTTCTGGGGCATCCTCGGGGCCCTCGTGATGCGCGCCATCATGATCTTCGGCGGCATCTGGTTGATCCAACACTTCGACTGGATCTTCTACTTCTTCGGGGCGTGGCTGATCTGGCAGGGCATCTCCAGCGTGCGCGGCGGCGACGAGGAGGTGGACCCCGAGAAGGGCCTCGTGTTCCGTGTCGCCAGCCGCGTCATGCCCATGCGCGGCGGCGAGCACCACGGAAAGTTCGTCACACGTGAAGGGGGCTTCGCGTTCACCATCCTCGCGCTGTGCTTGGTGGTCATCGAGTGGACCGACGTGGCCTTCGCCCTCGACAGCGTCCCCGCCGTGCTCGCGGTCACCACCGAGCCCTTCCTGGTGTTCACGTCGAACATCTTCGCCATCCTCGGGCTGCGGTCGCTGTACTTCATGCTCGAAGGGATGCTGGCCGAGTTCGACGTGCTGGCGTACGCCCTGGCCGCCATCCTGGTGTTCATCGGGCTGAAGATGATCCTGCACAACATGGTGCACATCCCCAACCTGGTCTCGCTCGGCGTGATCGTGGGCATCCTCGTGCTAGCGATCGTGGGTGAGCGGCTGGTACGCTCGCGCAAGCCCGAGTCCGAGGGCCAACAACAAGGCGACTGA